A stretch of DNA from Kangiella sediminilitoris:
ATAGGTATTTTACGGTCTATGCCGGCGTCTTTAGCCTTGGCTTTGATGTAGTCCACCATTTCCTGAATATGTGCGGCGCATGAGGTTTTCGGAAGGGTGAAGTAGGCTACCCGATCACCGATTGCTGGGACCAGAATGTCCACGTCTGCCTGCCAATGGGGGTGGGTATAGTCATGAATACGAACCCCAGCCATATTATGCTTGTTTGTATCGCTGGATAAGATTCGCGCAATCATTTCTGCATGCTCTTTTTCTTTACCTGCCTGAGCTCCATCCTCGCAATCACAGGTGATATCAAACACAGGACCCAATTTGTCCTGTAGTTCTAATGCCTTGTTAATAAGTTTTTCACTTCCGGCGAAATGTTCACAGGAAGGAATGACGGGAAATTGTTTCTCAGCGTTAAATAATGCTTCGTTTGGATGAACCTTAGAGCTCACAATTTTCTCCTTTTAATTCAATGGGATAGCTAGTGACTTTAAATGTCATCATTAGCTTTATTTGAGTTTATAGTAACGATTGATAAGAAAAATTCAAACAATAATTTGAAATAAGCGTTTGAATATGGTTTATTTATCACTCAACACTGGTCGGATTAGTTAAAGTGATGCAAGAACATTCTTTTTTGGAAAAAGTCGATGAGCAAATGGTATTGGGAGGATTCTGGCCGGGGATTCAGCTGTATTATCCACCTGTAAAGTATTCTCCTGCCGATGGAATTTACGAGACAATGGAGCAGGCATCGCACCGAATGCGAAAATATGCCCACAATACTAACGCCCATACACTGTTATTTGATTTGGAAGATGGTTGTCGGCAAAAGGAAATGAGCCGTGAGTTACTGAGAAAAGAACTCCCGCTATTCGAAGACAGAAACTTTCAGATCGCCCTCCGTATTAACCCTTTCCGTACCGACGAGTACGAAGAAGATTTAAAACTCATCAAAGAATGCTCCGAATATATTGATGTGATTATTTTGGCCAAAGCAGGCGAAGTCTACGGAGCCGCAGAGATTCGTGATCTATCGGCCTGGTTGGTTGGCGTTAATCCAAAGATTGAAATTCAGCCGATTATCGAGCATCCGCGTTCGCTTAAGATTTCGCCCGAGCTTATGCAGTACTCAACGGTACGTCACGTGGTTTTTGGTATTCACGATTTCTCGAAAGCCATGGCGATTCACCTGACTCCGGAAGGTTGGATTGACGAATTAAAGACTTACCTGCGCATGTTGTTGCTTGAGGCACGTATTGCGGGTAAGGGTGTAATTGGTGGTGTCGAAGTGTTAATTAATAAAACACCGATGCCTGAATCCTACATTGAGCCCAATGAAGTTCGACGTTGGCTGGATCTGCACGGAGAACGTGAGTCGCACGTGGTACATCAACATGCCCTGGTCGAAGCTCAAATGGGTTTGACTGGTAAGCAGGTCATTCACCCATTCCATGTTCACCTGTGTAAAACTGCTTTTACACCGTCGCCGCTACAAATTCAGCGTAATGTTGATATTCTTAAAGCAGCAATTGCAGCAGACGCGTTACTTGGCGGTGCGATTAAGTTTGAAGGGGAGATGCTGGATCCCCCAATGTTTGGTAAGGCACTGCAGTCATTGCTTCGTGCATATGCGCTGAAATCATTAGGCGATAAAGATAAGGCTTTTGCGATAGAGGTTATCAAGAAAATGCCTGTCCACGTTATTCGCGAGAACTGGCCTTACGGCATGGTGTGATATGAAGTACCAGTTTGAAGATATTCTACAGCAGGACAGCAGTGGGAAGTGGAACTGGAATCTTCCACAAAGCTTCAATATCTGCGAAGCCTGCATCGATCAACATACAGATACTGACATTGCCCACCGTCAGGCAATGATTATTGAGAACGAGACAACGGGCGAACACTCGGCTACCTACCAGCAGCTCAGTGACTATACCTCTCAGTTTGCGAACCTTTTAAAGTCGCTATCGTTTAAGGCTCGTGAAAGAGTATTAATTCGTCTGCCTAACTCGATTGACTATCCTGTCGCATTTTTTGGCTGTATCAAGTTTGGTGCGGTATCAGTGCCAACTTCCACTTTATTATCAGCCAGCGAAGTCGCCTATTTAGCTAAAGACTCTGGTGCGACGATACTGGTTACCGACAAGTCGATGTGGCCAGAACTTTCATCAGAGCTGAAAGACACCGACGTCAAGACTGTTTTACTGTGCGGGGAAGGGGAGTTGCCACAAAGTAGTAACATCCGGTTAATTGACATGACACAGGCGCTTCAGAAACAGTCCAGTGATTTTGATATTTTCCCCAGTCAAATCAATGATCCAGCCTATCTTGTCTATACCTCTGGTACGACGGGCTATCCGAAGGGTGTGCTACATGCCCAGCGTGCTTTGTTAGGACGATTACCGGCAAGCCGTTATTGGTTTGATCTTGATGACAGCAGCAATGAGCGCATCATGCACTCGGGTAAATTTAACTGGACCTATGTTTTAGGTTCTGCGCTGATGGACCCTCTGTTGCATGGCCATACCGTTATTGCCTATGAGGGCACCAATGATGCCAATACCTGGCCGACTTTGATCGCGAAGCACGAGTGCTCGATTTTCATCGGTGTTCCTACCATTTATCGACAAATCGTTCAGAAAACAGATTATAGCGGTAGTGACCTGCCATCATTAAAACATTGCATGAGTGCAGGTGAGCATCTTTCTGATGAAATGCAGCAGGTCTGGACAAAACGTTTTGGTGCACCGATTTATGAAGCCATTGGTATGTCTGAGGTTTCCTATTACATATCACAGAATAAAAACGAAGAAGTGGTACCGGGTGCCGCGGGGTTTGTTCAGCCGGGCCATTATGTGGATCTGTTGGATAGTGAGGGGGAGCCAGTAGAACAAGGCGAGGAAGGAATGATATGCATAAACGATCAGGACCCCGGCTTATTCTTAGAATACTGGCAGTTACCAGAAGAAACAAAAACAGCTCGACATGACGGCTGGTTTTTTACGGGCGATTATGCCCGACAGGATGAGAAGGGGTATATTTGGTTTTTAGGTCGCAAAGACGACATCATTAATACGTTCGGCTTTCGTGTGTCACCGCATGAAGTTGAGCGCGTGTTTAAAGCTCATCCGGGGGTTGCTGACTGTGTTGCCGTGGGGGAAACCATTGGTCCCGATAAGACCTTGGTTTCGCTTTGTATTATCAGAGATCCCGGCAGCACAGTAACAGAGGATGAGCTTATCCAATATGGTCTGAAGCATCTGGCTAAATATAAGGCACCGAAAAAGGTTCATTTCATGGAAGATTATCCTAGAACTAAAAATGGCAAAGTTTTGCGAAAACAATTGATTCAACAATTACACAGTAAAGAGGCACTCTAATGGAATCGTCAATCAGTTATCGTCCACGTCGCACCATGTTGTACGTACCGACACATGTTGACCGTTACATGGAAAAGGCTCGCACACTGGATGCCGACAGTATAATTTTTGATTTTCAGGAATCCGTTCCGCCACAGTATAAAGAGGCTGGACGCGACATATTACGCAGAGAGTTATCACAATCGACCGATTATAACCATTCAGAGCTGGTGGTTCGAATTAATCCGATTGATGGAGAGTGGGGCAAGGGCGACCTTGAAGCTATTGCTGACTTGAAAATAGATGCGGTATTAATTCCTAGAGTTGAGTCAGCAGCACAGCTATTAGAAACAATTGACGTTATTGATCAAAGCCGGCCGGATAAAGTTGATATTATGGTTAACATCGAAAGTCCTCTCGGTGTGCTTCATGCAGAAGAGATTTGTGCTGCGAGCGATCGCCTTGTGGCTATTGTTATTGGTACGACCGATTTATCGAATGAGTTAAAAGTTAATCAAACTAAAGATCGTCTGGGTTTATTACCGAGTCTGTCTATTGTTATGCTGGCGGGGCGAGCCTATAAAAAGTGTGTCATTGATGGTCCTCATTTTGATCTGAAAAGTGTCGAAGCCTGTGAGTATTCTTGTCGTCAGGCAAGAGATCTGGGTTTTGATGGAAAAGCTGTCGTACATCCTATCCAGCTAGACTATACTAATGATGCTTTCACTCCAAAGCAGGTTGATATACGTCGTGCCAAAGATATTATTGAGGCAATCGAAAAAGCGAACGCCGAAGGTCGTAATGTCGCGGTACTTGATGATAGGCTGATCGAGCCATCTCTAAGGGAGTGGGCTGAGAGGGTTATCGCTTTATACAATACAGTTAAAGAGCTGGGACAAAACGAACTGCTAGGCTCTGTTCGATAGATTTAATTTGGGGTGTGAATGAACAAGGCAAATACTGGACGATTTTTCGAAGACTTTTCTCTGGGACAAGTCTTAGAGCATCCAATTCCAAGAACCATTACCGAAGCAGATGCCAGTTTATATTTGGCACTAACGGGGAACCGTTTCAGTTTATATTGTAATAAAGAGTTTGCTTTTCAGTTAGGTTACTCCAAACAACCTCTGGACAATATGCTTGTTTTCCATATTGCTTTCGGAAAAACCGTCAACGATATTTCGTTAAATGCAGTAGCGAATTTGGGCTATGCGGAAGTTGAGTTTCTACTGCCGGTTTTTGTCGGGGATACTCTCAGCGTCGTATCCGAAGTTATCGGTCTCAGAGAAAACTCTAACGGAAAGACCGGAATTGTTTATGTCCACTCTAGAGCCATGAATCAGGAAGGTTATCCTGTATTAAGCTGGAAACGTTGGGTCATGGTTCACAAGAAAGAAAAGGGTATGCACAATACTTATGCCGTTGAACCCCAGTTAAAAAATAGCGTTGGTTTTGGTGCGCTTAGTATCCCTGAAGAATTAAATATCCAGTCTTATGATGATCGATATAGCGGGGAGGCCTATCGGTTGGATGACTATGACAATAGAGAGTGGATTGATCATAAAAATGGTTTGACGATTGATAATAGCGAACACACCATGGCGACTAAGCTCTATCAAAATGATGCCAAAGTACACTTCAATAATCATCAGATGGAAAACACGCCACACCAGCAACGTCTGGTCTACGGCGGACATATTATTTCTTTGTGCCGTAACCTTACACAGAACGGGTTAGCTAATGCTCAGTGGATTGCAGCGATAAATGGTGGATCACATCTAAACCCAAGCTATGCGGGTGATACTATTTATGCCGTTTCTCAAGTATTAAAGAAGCAGGAGCTGGGAAGTGGTATTGGCGCTTTACGCCTAAGAACTTTGGGTTTTAAAAATGCTGACTGGGAGGAATTAAAACCGCTTTATGAAAAAGCTGTTGAATCCAAAAGTAAGCTGTCCTCTGATTTTGTTTTGGATTTGGATTACACCGTCCTGATCCCAAGCTAATTTTGTTACTACCTTAGTTGCTTTTTATGTGCTAATTTCACCGTTCCTATTCTAAGATTGGGCGGATGTCTGCTGTGGTATTAGCTTTTCTTAACACTGTTGATATTGGTATTGGCGAGCTATTTGCTCTGGCCAGTGCGCTGACCTGGGCAACGGCGGTCATTATTTTTAAAGTCGCGGGGGAGACTCTCAGCGCCACATCGCTTAATCTCTTTAAAAATATGCTTGGGGCTTCTCTGCTCATCCCTACCGCCATGTTCATGGAAGGGCTGACAATGCCTCAACTGACCTCGTGGGAATGGTTCATTACTCTGGCCAGTGGATTTATAGGTATTGCAATTGCTGATACCTGGTACTTCCTGGCCCTGAAAAAGGTCGGTGCCGGTAATACGGCTATTGTCGCCAGTCTCTACAGCCCCTTCGTCATAGGCCTTTCTGTTCTTTTCTTGGGCGAAAGTCTGAACATTATGCAAATAATGGCTTTTGTTCTAGTTTTGCTAGGCATCTTCCTTGTTACCTATCAAAAGAATCGTAAACATGTAGATGCGAAAACTTTCGTTGAAGGATTGTTTTTTGCCGTTGGTGCTGTTTTCCTCAATGCGGTTGGCATCGTTATGGTTAAGCGTATTCTGGAGGGAGACGGATTTTTCTGGTTAATCACATTAAGACTGCTGGGCGGAATTGCAGGGACTATCATGTTGCTTATAGTTTCAAATAAGCTGGTGGGAGTAATTAAGGAAATTAAAGAACCCAGAGGGTGGGGGATGTTGATTACTGCTAGCGTTTTAGCAACCTATATTACAATGATGTTCTGGCTGGCTGGCTATAAATATACTGACGCCAGTACTGCCTCTATTCTAAATGAGATGACAAATGTTTTTATCGTCGTTTTTGCCTGGTTATTCCTGAAAGAAGAGCTACCCAGAAGAAAGCTTCTGGGTATTGTTCTGGCGTTTGTTGGTGTGGCAGTTTTTATTAGCTATTAAATTTCCAGAAAAGTTTTATTCTGGCTAGATTAACTTGCATTAGACTACCTCGCCAACACGAACAATTTTCATTGCGTTGGTTCCGCCAAGAGTTCCCATGGAGTCACCCTTAGTGATAATAACCAGGTCACTGTGGTTAACATAGCCATGACTCACCAGTTCTTCTACTGCGAGGCGATTTACGTCATGTCTGGCGAGTACGGTCGGGTCAAACTCAAGAGCTTCCACTCCTCGGTACAAAGATACTTTCCGTAAGGTACTCAGGTTGCGGCTTAAGGCGAAAATAGGAATTCCTGAGCGTATCCTGGATAACCAAAGGGCTGTCGAGCCAGATTCGGTTAGGGCAATAATCGCTTTAACGCCTTTCAGGTGGTTGGCGCTGTACATGGCCGCCATAGCTATAGTTTCGTCAATTCTATCGAAGGAAATATCCATTCGATGACTGGAGGTTTTTGCCAGTGACTGGTTCTCCGCACCCATGCATACGTTCGCCATGGCATCAACTGTTCTCGCTGGGTTATCACCCGTAGCTGTCTCTGCACTTAACATGACAGCATCAGTGCCATCGAGAATAGCATTAGCAACATCGAATACTTCTGCTCGAGTTGGAATTGGATTATGAATCATGCTCTCCATCATCTGGGTAGCGGTAATTACGACACGATTTAGTGTTCGTGCCCGATCAATAATTTTTTTCTGAACGCCAATAAGCTGTGCATCGCCAATCTCTACGCCAAGGTCACCTCGGGCAACCATCACTGCATCAGATGCCAGAATAATTTCATCTAAGATAGCATCGTCGTTGACTGTTTCTGCTCGCTCAATTTTGGCGACCAGTGCACAGCTACCACCAGCTTCATAAAGCAAATGACGTGCGTACTCCATGTCTTCTGCGCTTCGTGGGAATGATACTGCCAGATAGTCAACGCTCATGCTAACAGCGGTATAAATATCATCTTTGTCTTTCTGTGTCAGAGCAGGGGCTGATAAACCTCCGCCAAGTAAGTTGATACCTTTGTTATTGCTTAACACACCGCCAACAATGACTTTACAGATTATGGTTGTGCCAGTTGTCTCCGTGACTTCGAATTGAATACGACCATCGTCCAGCATCAGGTGGTTTCCAACGGTAACATCACGAGGTAGATCTTTATAGTCGATCCCTACCGTGGTGCTGTCACCATCGTTAACTCCAAGTTCAGCGTCTAGTGTGAATGTATCGCCTGCTTTAAGGTTAACTTTTCCGTCTTTGAACTTTGAGATTCTAATTTTAGGGCCTTGCAGATCGCCTAATATGCCGATGTACCGATCCATGTCTTTGGCTATTTTTCGAATCTTATTGGCTCGTTCAATATGGTCATTGGCTTCGCCATGAGAGAAGTTTAGTCGAAAGACATTTGCACCCGCTTCAATTAATGAGCGAATAGCTTCTTCAGTGTCTGTTGCAGGGCCTAAAGTAGCAACAATTTTAGTTCTTTTAAGCATAGTTTTTACAAGTAAGGATCTTACCCTTAGTGTAAAGGTATTAAGATTGAAAACAACTATATTTTGTATCTTGTAACCAGACTTTAAAGCTTATTACAGACAAAGAAAAAAGGGGCCGAAGCCCCTTTGATTTTAATGATGAAGCTAGTTACTTTCGTAAGCTTCTTTTTGCTTGTTTTCTAGACTTTTAGGGTCGCGTTTTAAAAACCAGTCTTTTATTCCACCAAGGAAAACGTAAAGACAAGGAACCCAAATCAATGTAATTACCGTAGCAAATACGATACCGAAGGCTAATGATACTGCCATTGGTATAACAAGCTGTGCTTGTAAACTTGTTTCTGTTGTTATTGGAAGTAAGCCAAAGAATGTAGTTAACGATGTCAAAATGATCGCGCGGAATCTTCGAGTACCTGCGTTTACTGCTGCATCAATTCTCGACATACCTTCAGCTCTTGCTCGACCAATAAAGTCGACCATCAGTAAGCTGTCGTTTACTACAACTCCGGATAGAGCAATGAGGCCAAAGAAAGAGAACATGCTCAAGTTTAAATCAAGGATAAGGTGACCCACCATGGCTCCGATAATCCCAAACGGTATTGCTGACATAACAACAACTGGTTTCGAGTAAGAGCGTAGAGGTATGGCCATCAACCCATAAATTAGGATAAGTGCAATAATGGCTCCGACAAAAAGTTCAGTCTGAATTTTTTGTGCATCCTCGCTTGAACCTCCCAACTCTAATTTTACAGTAGGGTGCTGCGCAAGAATTTTAGGGATAACATTCTGCATCATATCTTCGTTTATTTCTCCAGATGTAATCGTAGCCTGGGGGCTGACATCCGCGCTGATACCATTGGCTCTGACTCCGTCTATTCGCGAAATTCTAGAAAAACCTTCTTGAACTTTATAGTCTGCAACATCAGTAAAAGTTACATATTCTCCTGAAGGAGTACGAATAGGCATTTGCTCCAAGTTACCGATTGAGCGACGGTCTTCTAATGGGTATCTAACAAAGACCTTAACTTCTTCATTGTCCCTTAAGAAGCGCTGTGCTTCTGAGCCATAAAATGCATTTCGAACCTGCTGCGATAGACCTTGAGTAGTTAGGCCCAAGTTGTAGCCATGAGGCTTAACCTCTACAACAATTTCCTCTTTGCCGCCTGATAGATTGTCACTAATATCATAAACACCATCATACTCAGCAAGCTTAGCTCTGATTTTCTCAGTGACAATTTGAAGTTCATCTATGTCGGTACCAATCAGTCGATAGCCCACACCATCACCGCCGGGACCGCCGCCACCGCCACCAAAACTTATTTCTTCAATGGCGGGAAGAGTACCAACCATATCTCTCCATTGGTCGATAAGCTTGTACTGATGAATAGGGAGGTTTTCACTCTTAACCAGCTCAGTCCACATGTAGGCTCCAGTATTCTCACGAGTCCACATAAATGCATGCTGGTAAACACCGATACCGTGCTCAGCCTCTACTTCTTCATGAAGCTCGTTCAACTTTTCCCATACAACTTGAATGTTATCCATCGCCTGTTCAGCTGTTGCACCTTCAGCCATTTTTATTTCTACGAATACCCCATCATTTGGTATTTGAGGGAACATAGAGGTTTTGACCCAACCACCACCTATGAATCCGACAGTTGAAACAAATAGCAGACAGATAAAGCCTATGATGGTTAAGCCCCTATATTTAAGCAGGCGTGTTAACCCTGGTTTATAGACGTTGTTGATGAAGCGCGAAAGCGATTCTTTAACTTTCAGTCTTATTGTGCGGAAGAAGTTTTTAACTGCTTTAATTTTCGGATTTTTAGTATCCTCAATTTTGTTTAGCTTCATGTGAGCCAAGTGAGCCGGCAAAATCAGCTTTGACTCAACCAATGAGAATATTAAGCAGAACATGACGACCAGACCTATCGAGGCCATCGCATTACTCCAGGGCCCACTAAGCGAAAGCATAGGATAGAATGCTGCTATCGTGGTCAAGACACCAAATGTTGCTGGAACGGCGACTCGTTTAGAACCTTCCACCACACTGTCAATACTGTGACCTTTTTCCTCGATGGATGCCCATGCGCTTTCAGCAATAATAATGGCGTCATCGACCACAATCCCCAGGACCAGTATGAATCCGAACAGGGTGATCATGTTGATGGTCATGGCGAAGCCAGGATAGATATACATTAAAGCGAATGAACCCAGGAAGCATAGGGGGATACCAATCATTACCCAGAATGCGAGCTTGAATCTTAAGAATAAAGCCAGGACCAAAAATACTAGAAGTACACCTGCAAACATATTTCTTTGCATTAAATCTAGACGACCTTCGAGATAATAGGTGCCGTCCGCCCATGCATCCACGGAAATACCTGCGGGAAGTGTCTGCGTTTTTTGATCAAGGTAATCGTATATTTGATTGGCTATGAGTAAGTCGTCTGACTCTAGAGAGGAACGAACTCGCAAGCTTACTGTTGGTTTGCCATCAAACCTTGATAAGAAATTCCACTCAGCAAAGCCATCATCAATAGCAGCGATATCGGCTAATAGAAGTGTTGTTCCGTCTTCACGAGTGATTAAAGGTATCTTAGCGAAGTCATAAGCATCATAAGCTTGGTTTTTGGTCCTTACCAGGATATCTCCACCTAAGGTTTTAATGGTTCCGCTTGGTAAGTCCAAAGAGTGACTGCGAATAGCGTTCGATACATCTTGTAACGTTAAACCATATTTTCTTAATTGATAATCACTGACCTGAATTCCAACTTCATAAGGTCTGGCACCTTGTACCTCAACAAGACCAACGTTAGGTAATGTAAGAAGCTCGTCACGAATATCATTTGCGTATTCCTTCAGCGTTCTTTCGTTAGCATCTCCAAAAACATTGAGTCGCATGACTTGCCGCTGCATACGGTTTTCATAAATTACAGGTCGCTCGGCAAGGTCTGGGAAGTTAGGGATGGCATCAATCCTTACTTTGATTTCGTCCATTACATCTGAAACCTCGTAGTTATCTTCGATTTCGATGTTGATACTCCCTGAGCCTTCACTGGCTGTAGAGCGGATCTCTTTGATGCCTTCTATTTCTTTGATGTTTTCCTCAATCAGTATGACGATTCCTTCTTCTACTTCCTGTGGTGCTGCTCCAGGGTAGGGGACTTGGACACTGACGGAGTTAGTCACGATGTCAGGAAAGACCTGCTGGCGCAAACCGAATAGAGCCATTACACCAGTGACAATTATAAATATCATTAATAAGTTCGCAGCAACAGGGTTGCGAGCAAACCATGCAATAATTCCGCTATGTGTGTCGTATTGCTTAACCATATGCGAATTCCTTATTGATTGGTGTTACTGCTTTGCATCGCAGTTTCGTTGTTTGCCGCATCAGTAGCATCGACCTGAGAGTCCACGCGTTGAACTTTCATGCCATTTACAGGGTTGTGGACAGGAGACGTAATTACTTCATCACCAGACTCTAAACCGCTTTCAATATAAATGGTGTTTGCCTCGGTTCTTGCTAATGTAACTTTCTGAAGCTTTACTTCGCTCTCATTCTCTAAAACCAGGACTGTATCTCCGAAGTATAATGCCTGACGAGGTAGAGCAATTAAGTTTTCTTTTTCGATGCCTGCTATCTCAGCTTTGACAAAAGCTCCGAACCTAAGTGGCGGCGTTTCAATTTCACTGTCCAGGTTGTATGGGTCTTCAACTTGTGCCACAAGATATGTCAGGCGATTACTCTTTTCTACCACACCCTCAGTTCTGATTATTTTCCCGAACCACTGCCTTTCTTTACCGGCAAAAGTTCCTGTTAAGCGAACCTCTGGTGGTTGCTTGAAGTCAATCATATCTGGCAGATATAGGAATGCTAGTTCCTGGTCGGGTACTGGTAGTCTTATTTCCGCTAACTCAGTGCCGTATAATGTCGCCACTTGGCTGCCAACATTTACATACTGTCCCAAGCCTACTGTTTTACTTTGGACTAAAGCGTCAAAGCTAGCTTTTACTTTTGTTCTTTCCAGGTCTCTCCTTGCTCGCATAAGGTCCGCTTCAGCAGACTGAACTGCTGCTTTGGCTTGGTTTAATTGTGGAAGTTTAAGAACTAAAGGAGAGGGCTCCCCTTTACCAATTTTTTTCCAGTCTTTGCGGGCCTGGTTAGTTCGGGCTTGTGCGTCTTGTAGATTCGCTTGTGCCTGGGCTAAAGCAGCTTCTCTGCTTTTTACATTAGCCACATAGTTTGCAGAATCGATGTTAAATAGAACTTCTCCTTTTTTAATAAAGGCGCCCACTCTAAAGTTGTCAGACACATTGGTTACACGACCACTGACTTCTGCCACCAGTGTAGAGTTTTCTACTGGCAGTACCGGGCCTTGGCTCGCGACAATAAACTGAATGTCTTTGGCCTCAATTTTCTTTGTGTTAACAACAACAGCTTGAACAAAAGGTTTCTTTTTGGGTGGCTCTGGCTTCATCATAATAAGCGCTGCGATTAGCGCTATTGAAGTCCCAACCATTGATAGTCCAATTAATATTCGTTTTGTCATAAAGCCCCGCAATGTACGTTTCTGTACTCATACCATTTGATACAATCATTATAGGCTTTTGATATATCAGAAACTAATCATTTGTAATGACAAAAGGTTAACAAATGTTACAGCTGACACGTCATGACATAAAAAAAGGCGCTTAAAAGCGCCTTTAAATCAGATGGTTACTGAGTTATGTGTTTTTGCTATTGTTTTTCATTAAGCCATTGGTGCAACCAATTATTAACCACAT
This window harbors:
- a CDS encoding efflux RND transporter permease subunit, whose amino-acid sequence is MVKQYDTHSGIIAWFARNPVAANLLMIFIIVTGVMALFGLRQQVFPDIVTNSVSVQVPYPGAAPQEVEEGIVILIEENIKEIEGIKEIRSTASEGSGSINIEIEDNYEVSDVMDEIKVRIDAIPNFPDLAERPVIYENRMQRQVMRLNVFGDANERTLKEYANDIRDELLTLPNVGLVEVQGARPYEVGIQVSDYQLRKYGLTLQDVSNAIRSHSLDLPSGTIKTLGGDILVRTKNQAYDAYDFAKIPLITREDGTTLLLADIAAIDDGFAEWNFLSRFDGKPTVSLRVRSSLESDDLLIANQIYDYLDQKTQTLPAGISVDAWADGTYYLEGRLDLMQRNMFAGVLLVFLVLALFLRFKLAFWVMIGIPLCFLGSFALMYIYPGFAMTINMITLFGFILVLGIVVDDAIIIAESAWASIEEKGHSIDSVVEGSKRVAVPATFGVLTTIAAFYPMLSLSGPWSNAMASIGLVVMFCLIFSLVESKLILPAHLAHMKLNKIEDTKNPKIKAVKNFFRTIRLKVKESLSRFINNVYKPGLTRLLKYRGLTIIGFICLLFVSTVGFIGGGWVKTSMFPQIPNDGVFVEIKMAEGATAEQAMDNIQVVWEKLNELHEEVEAEHGIGVYQHAFMWTRENTGAYMWTELVKSENLPIHQYKLIDQWRDMVGTLPAIEEISFGGGGGGPGGDGVGYRLIGTDIDELQIVTEKIRAKLAEYDGVYDISDNLSGGKEEIVVEVKPHGYNLGLTTQGLSQQVRNAFYGSEAQRFLRDNEEVKVFVRYPLEDRRSIGNLEQMPIRTPSGEYVTFTDVADYKVQEGFSRISRIDGVRANGISADVSPQATITSGEINEDMMQNVIPKILAQHPTVKLELGGSSEDAQKIQTELFVGAIIALILIYGLMAIPLRSYSKPVVVMSAIPFGIIGAMVGHLILDLNLSMFSFFGLIALSGVVVNDSLLMVDFIGRARAEGMSRIDAAVNAGTRRFRAIILTSLTTFFGLLPITTETSLQAQLVIPMAVSLAFGIVFATVITLIWVPCLYVFLGGIKDWFLKRDPKSLENKQKEAYESN
- a CDS encoding efflux RND transporter periplasmic adaptor subunit; this translates as MTKRILIGLSMVGTSIALIAALIMMKPEPPKKKPFVQAVVVNTKKIEAKDIQFIVASQGPVLPVENSTLVAEVSGRVTNVSDNFRVGAFIKKGEVLFNIDSANYVANVKSREAALAQAQANLQDAQARTNQARKDWKKIGKGEPSPLVLKLPQLNQAKAAVQSAEADLMRARRDLERTKVKASFDALVQSKTVGLGQYVNVGSQVATLYGTELAEIRLPVPDQELAFLYLPDMIDFKQPPEVRLTGTFAGKERQWFGKIIRTEGVVEKSNRLTYLVAQVEDPYNLDSEIETPPLRFGAFVKAEIAGIEKENLIALPRQALYFGDTVLVLENESEVKLQKVTLARTEANTIYIESGLESGDEVITSPVHNPVNGMKVQRVDSQVDATDAANNETAMQSSNTNQ